GTTGCTTACCAAAGGCGGCAATTAAACTTTTGTAGGTGCTCAACTTAGGATCTAATCCTTCTTTAACCATTTCTTGCATTAGTGACATCCCGTCTTCTGGTTTATGGTCTCTACAATACATTACTATCAAAGTATTGTATGTATCCTCATCGGGCTTAAAGCCATTTTCTTTAATCTTGTGGTAAATTTGAACTGTTTTCCTAAAATCTTCAATGTTCGTATATAATTTGAGTAAAgaattatatatgaaaagatcAGGTTTGAATCCGACTTCCACCATTTCATCAACCATTGCTTCAACATCCCAAACATGCTTTACCCTACAAAGTAAACCGATCATTACTCTATAAAGATGCATGGTGGGAAAATAACCAGCAGCCTTCATTCCATGATATATCTTCTTCACTTCAAACACATTCCCAGATTCTGCAAATGCATCAAGCATCAAAACAATGGAGTTTTTACTGATTTTGAATCCCATATCTTGAAGTTCTTGAACGACAACGTATAACTCGTTTAATCTCCCATCAACAACTAAAGCTTGCATAAGCCCATTAACGGATTCTACAGTAGGAGAAGGCCCGTCCCTCATCATGGTATTGAAAGCAGCCCTTGCTTTCTCGTATTGACCTTTCGAAGCATAAACTTGTATCAGTGCATTCCAAGCTTTTCGGTCAACAGCAGGAAATCTTGATCGAAGACTCCCGACTACACTTTCTGCCTTCTCAAGTTGGCCTGACTTCCCATAAGACTCGATAAGGTCAACATAAATGGAAATCTCGTCAACTGATATTCCATTTGATTCGGCCCGGCTGACTAAATAATGAGCAGTCTCAGGAAACCCTATTTTACAGTACATAAATGCAACATTTGTGTAAATAACTTTTGAAGGTTGTATTCCAATAAACATCATATCAGACAGCACCTGAAAAGCTTCATGAAAAAGTTCATCCTCCTCACATTTTCTAATAAGACATTCGTACATCAAAGAGCTCCCATTAAACAAATAAGAGTTCCCAATCTTTCTGTATACATCCAGAGCAGCATCTAACTGATTTGACTTACAATGATGGACAATTAGAGCTTCTGGTACAATATGATCTGACCCAACTGCATGGTCTTTTAAAAAGTCAAGTAATTTCAGCGCCTCTAAATGCCTTCCCGATGAGCTATATGAACTCAATATAGATAACAAATTCTCGTGATCCAAATCATAACCCTCTGAAACAGCTAGCTTAACCATCTTCGCTGCATAATCATAGCACTCACCCTTAACTAAAATAGATGAGATGACTTGCGGGTTCAATTTGCATAATGCCTGCATATCGTCAACTAATTTTTCAATAtgattttctttgttttcaCGGTACAGAGTTTGGATTAACATCTCATAAAGAGATAAATCAGGCGTGAACCCGTCACGAACCATAttattatacaaaatcattGCCTTACTACCATCAAACCgcaaataaatatctaacataaCCGAATAAGCAAGATAATCAGGTCTAATACCAGAATTTATCATGCAATTGAAAGTCTCTTCAGCCTCGAGTCTCATCCCAGCTTTCCCGTATCCACATATCAAAGCACTGTAAGTTCTCAAGGTTGGTTTAATACCAACATCCATCATTTCTGACATAACATTTGCAGCTTCTTGAATCTTATTAGCTTTTCCTAAAGAATCAACAAGAACTGTGTATGTAACAACATCAGGATCACAACCACGGGATTTCATTTCTTTATATAGTTTAAATGCCAAATCATGTTGACCTAACTTCCCGTACATATGAATTACAGTATTGTAGGTCATCTCATCCTCTCCGAACCCTAACTTAACCATCTCATCACAAAGTTTATTAACCTTATCCACATTCCCTTCTTTAGCAAACGCATATAGCAAAGAATTATATGTTACAGCATCAGGGTCAAACCCTTTTGactttatatcaaaaaataataattcagCCTCATTAACTAGCCCACATCTACCATAAACAGATAACATGGAGTTATAAGTCCATAAATCAGGTTGACATCGATTTTCTTCCATGTCTTTGTAGACCTTGACCGCTTCCTCCAAGTTGGAATCACGTGAACACGCACTCAAAAGTGTGTTGTATGTAATAATGTCAGGCTGCAGTCCAGACCGTTTAACTTCATTTAGCAGATCAAATGCCATGTTTGGTTCCATCTTAGTTGACCTAAAGCGAGCATTTATCAGAGTATTGAAACTAACAAGGTCAGGTTCACACCCCCTTTCATGCATTAGATCAAGAATGTCTTGAACTTTCCCAAACCGGCCATTTCTAGCATAAACACCCATCATAGCATTATACACTTGGACAGTACTATCAATGCCTTCCTCCGATCTTTCAAAGATCTCTACAGCCAAAGATTCTTGATTCGCCTTACCGAGAACAGATAGTATAGTCGCAAGCATTCGAGCATTTGGAGAATACCAGTTACGAAGATTTAACCATTCGTAAACCTCCAACGCCCTTTGCCAATTTGACTTGCCGACCCCTTttaccaaaaaacaaaaatcagtaGGTGTCATTTGAACCTTTCTATCATCTAAAACATCTGCCACAAACTCATTAGGCCTCAACCCTAATATCCTATCAGTTAAGAACTGTACCCTTTCCCTCCAATCTTTAGCCCTTTTTAAAGCCAGCTTAGTCATCTTTTTTGCCACTCGCCGACTCCTCAGACCGCCTAAAGATTCTAGGGTCTTGTCATTTACTTCCAATGCTTCCACCTTTTCTTCAACTTCCTTATCTCTAAACTCAAAAACATCAACTTTAGGGCTTGTGGGTGTAATTGGCACCTGGGTTTTCTTTAAACTACTATCATTTGCCAACTTAGTCATTCTTTTTGCCACCCGAGTCCTCGCCCCGCCTAAAGATTCTAGGGTTTTGTCATCTATTTCCAAAGCCTCCGCCTTttctttaatttcattatttataaactcAAAGACACCAACTTTAGGTAAAATTGGCAACTGGGTTTGCTTTAAAttactgttattattattactatttggGTATCTAACAGATGGTGATGCTCTACTGtaagtaaatttttttacaGTTTCTTCTTGTTCAACAATAACTGAAGATGATGAATTTGAGCAAGAAATTTGAGAAGAATTGATATGTTTgcttacctttgatgaatcttgAATGGGGTTGTTTACTGGTGTTGCAAAAACCAAGATTCCTGAAGTAAAGGCCATCTTCTAATTTGGGATTTACAGAAATGATgaattaattttgtatttgggTATAGACAACAAACATTATAGTTTTGGCGGGTTGTGACAAAAATCCCAGATTTTTGTAGCATCTCCAAAATGTTACTTGTTAAGTAAAGTAGCAAACCATTGGGGGGTGTTTGGGAACTTTTCCAATATGATTTCATCTAGAAAAATTTATTATTCACCATATACAATTAGCAAAAACTAGTTCCCACGCGCTGCTGCGGGTACACTTTCTACACAACAAAGTTTTGTTCCGAAATTTATGTCCCgaacttaaaacttaaaaaatacaattaaacaTGTATAGtagcaataacaataaaaaaaaatgcaaaaggattaaaagatatatatgcaataactatattaatgctttaaatgttataagaacgtaagacgtaatgaagacaaaagttattataaaaaaaatattattcatataaaaatacagatgaaaataatcaaaacaaatgtttaaaagtaaatccgtaactgtgtgaaagttgcctaataaaaatccaaaagtttAATGTGacgaaaatgaaaactttgatgtaagacaaaagttaaaagatcaaaaaaattgataaaattattatatgttataagAACTTGTAAGGCACAAAGgatttgtaaatttgtatagaCCTTTTGTATAagaacataaacaataactatgttaatgatttaaatgttacatgaaccTAAGACATAACGATAAtgatagttattatatattaaaaacgttatatatataatacatatataaaaagacggataaaaatagtcaaaccaaatgtttaaaagtaaaatcgtaatcacgtgaaagttatttgatgaaaaaatgagaatccaaaaacttaatgtcaagaaaactaaaacgaaaactttgatgtggaacaaaagttaaaagaatttaaAGTTCAGGGGGTTAAActgaaaaatggtaaaaattattatctggtataagaacttgtacattctACGCATAAAGCACTTATACATTCAtataggtttttagtatattataaatttaactaTGCTATACCAAATAAAAGGTGTTGGATATACACCTAACATTGTATAAGTAGGCTTGATTTGATAAGCTTCTAAAATTTTTGACTTAAAACTATCTCCTAATTATTTTACACGTTTTTTTCTTCtagacttttaaaattttttatttatcaccCTAAAACTTCTATTATACTTTTCTCCTCTCTCTTTCTTTCAAGTTTTTTTCCAAAGTAATGTAATGGGTAAATttattaccaaattagtatagttttaaaaatatttattaaattagtataaattttaaaataatcaaTTGTTTAACAGCCTCCTCATTACACTCCTTTTCTTTCAGCTGTACATTATTTCCGTTCACTAGCTTAGAATTCAACTAATCACAAAGACAATTTTTCAACCATTGACATTTCTGTGTGTGTTTCTCAGCAACAGATTTCTTTCAAGTTTGTGAGAGAAAACTTCGACTTAAAAGTTAACCCAACCTCACCAAGTAGATGATGTCGTTTTTTCTCTTCCTAaagacaaattttttttttttgtgagagtTATCCTCCATCAAAGACTTCTTTTGTTTAACTGGTAATTATGCCGAGGAAGTTAATGAAGTTGTTGATGAGCTTAGGACGGGAACGAGTGGATTGATTTATGAGAATTTAAGTCATGTTTCACTGGTTGCGAAATATAGTGGTGATTATGTTCCGATTTAGTCTCATGGATGATAGTAAGATGACTGATTGTGTTTATGTGGTTGAAGATGGTGAGCGGTACTCTGCTGGTATATGATTGATGAAcgttcattttgtgataaattCCTCCATCATTAGGCTACATTAtaatgtctaaatgagttaatactcgtgaactattggtacttaatggattTGATATAAATGCAGgctcacggaagatgcgagcgAGGGTGAATGACATCTATCAACTCAACATGAAGGCCggtgaagttacaagacacaaggaggcAAGACGGGAGTCGAACGAAGCAAAGCGAAAAGACGAAGACCAACAATCGAAGGCCCTAGCGTCGCTGGGCGGCCTAGGTCCAGATTCGACTTCTTGCTTATAAATACAACaaaaaacccacaaaccctaagaAATAGGAGATCCAACAGCCCTAGTCGACACCCATCAACCCTCAGGTCGAAatttgcagattccaagaaggatttggagcttctaacacctcttgatcttcatcttcaacctagatctatactatttatttactttctagttggtaaacaatgtctttcatcttttcagactttgttattacTTTAATAATGTCAGACTAATAGGCTGAATACTTATTTGGttgatgtgatcatgtagacttTTATAACAAgtaaaatagaataaataaaagtctacatgatcacatcaatCCAAATAAGTATTCAGCCTATTAGTCTGACATTATTAAAgtaataacaaagtctgaaaagatgaaagacattgtttaccaactagaaagtaaataaatagaGATTCTATATCTGCATGTGTTaatttaattctgatgattggtCTATAATCATACATTAGGACTAATACATAAAGATGGAAAACACTAATCGGTTTTTAATTAGATGTAAAAGGTCATTCAGTTCTAACTGGACGGATTCAGAACCATAATAATTTGAATAAGTTGGACATGAAGCTCACAATGTCTGACGCAATCTAGTGACATAGAAATGTGCATTATGGTCACCAGAGGAAATTATTATATGGTCATGACTTAAGAGCTGGatatattaaaaagacaaaTCTGTAACACAAACTTAGGTAATAaagcttaaacaatgaatctaacgagaatttgtttaaagagtagtgtgagtctaaTGACAACAATACTTACATATGTAGAGTGAATCTAACAAGAATCTGAGCCGTGAATACGTTTTCCACCAGAATAGCAGTAAGTATGGTAGTAATTGTCATATGCATGTGATCGGAGATGCTAAACTagtatttgattttaaaaactgttatttgcttttcaaTTTTAGTTACAAGATTAAAAGAAGCTTCTCGCTAGACCAAGCGGTTGCGGATTCTATTTTGCTTTCATTTCAGTAGTTAAAATAGAAATCATGACAACCTTCAACAGCTGaaattacacatattattagACTAGGTAGTGCAAATGTCCATGCGAACGATGTTGTACTTATCACTTACTATACTACACTTGACCGAGTTCTTTGCCGATAAGGCGGtaattatgtttttagtttgaggtatttacttgtacaacttttataaatctAAACCCagtgttttgttaattaaaaaaaatcattttgtttttcttttttcactaaAAAAGCACATCAATGATATGACTTGGCAAATTGATAAGTGAAAATACATGATTCTTGAAACTGTACTAATTGTTGATATTATGTGTTAAGGCATGGTTcttgagttatatatataatcgatttTACCGCAAATAACAAGGTACCAATTTGTGTCACTagatagcttttttttttttttacaatttatacaaatatactaatttgataaaaaattttaaacctATACTAATTAGGTAGATAAGTTTAtccaatatattaatttgaacaaaaaaaactcttttctttctaaCCCTAGAACTCTATATAGTCTAAAATAAAAACAGGAGTCAATACTCAATACTACAACTCCTTTTTAGTATTTACTCTCTTCCCATtcttctaatatatatttaactattataatattaaatatagatagatattcaCTTCCATATTTATGTATTCTCTAGCATATAAATACAATGTTTTGGTTATAATCTCTCACATAATAAGAATAGCTCTTCTCCTCTCTCAATTCTTCTCTCATTCTTCTTTCCATCTTATAACAAACACGATAGTCTTTAACCCTCAAATTTTATTTCGGCCGAACAAAGAATTCGATAATAACTCAAGCATTCAGCCGACAATTCTTGACCTTGAGGTATAACTTTCTCTCTTTCCGAAACATGAATTGCATGTCAACGAATTGAATCTGCTCATGGTATTTTTATTGAGATTGtttctatttaattatttattaaacaaatatttacTTTGAGATACAAATCTAACTCTTTCTTTAACAAAGTGTTACGAGTACTTcaattcattattattaaaacacaagTATCCATAAGACAGAATATTCTGAAGTTGACATACTCTTATTTGTTTGTCATTCGTTAGTCGTaatctttattaatttttgttatagTTATCGAATAAAAcaagttttttcttttgaattatgATGGTCCGAATTCGCTATTAACAGTATTTGAACTTGGTTACGGCCTTGTTTATCTCGACAAGTAGTTGGATTTGGGTGACTATcataactaaaaagaaaaatatatgttttgttcatGCTTCTATTATTGGtgttatacatatgtatgtTTGAATGATTTATCTGAATTGACCATTAACGGTAGCTAAACTTAATTACGATCATATTTAGCTCGACAAATAGTTCGATTTGGATAAGTATATTTGAAGTACAATTTAATTGACGACAtggatatatgaaaaaaaaactaatacatATGCTTTTATGCTtctattatttgtgttatacaaATAGATCTTTGATATTGCACTATGTGATTTCGAATtcttgatatataattatatatccaTACGTGCTATTAAACATGATgtaaaatcataataaaaaaaaagatgtaaaaTCATATGTTTGTTACTCTTTTGCTAACCATTGAAAAAGTGGTAAAGCTAAATATAGATCTGGTTTAACACACGATATTGATTGTTAATTACTAGTTGGTGGATATTTGAAGAAAGATGGCATAAATTTAATACTATGTAAAATTTTAGAGTGGTCATTATTAAGTAGTCTTGCACTTTAAAAGAAGATGATATTTGCTAGATTTGTCATCAAGGGTTAAATggtaaattaatataatagaaAGGCTTTAAAGTGTTCTTATTCACATTATCACGTCAGATTTATTGCTTTATCATGTTATTGCTTTTATTTACTGTATTTGCAAAAAGTATTTGGATTATTaccgaagaagaagaagataatgtGCTGCATGAACATAAATGATTATTTGTATACAACTAGACATaacaaagtaaaaacaaaacaaattcggTGAACTCGTTTATCTCGATGATCGTTTTAGTCCTTTAGTTAAGTCGCTTGCCCAATGGGCTGATTTGCTTAAAATTCATCTTGGCATCGGATATGTTgcttgatttatttatttatttattttattttttcaaaattataaacagAAAATACACGCTATTTCACATATATAACTGGAAGGTGCTAAAATTTAACTACGGTTATTTATATATGGACATTTTTTAGATAATTCACGAGATtggattatatatgatttatgatGATATTATAAAGCGTATCATATTTGTGTGATTATTTTGCCTCTATTTTCATATGTGATATTTGATGATAGTGAAATCATATGtggttttaatattttaattttgagaATGGGAATGTGGTTATTTTTGTTATTCACTAAGATGAATCATAACTAAGGTTATGCATAAGAAACTTGAAGGTTTCCTCActaattgatatttttgttattcactaaggtgaatcataactatggttatgcataagaaacttaaaagtttcatctttttggattgaataaaaaataacatgatcaaagttatgttaaaagatCATGTAGTTCTTTGCTACTTTTTGAATTTATTCAAAGCATAAATAATTGTAGCTCATAATAGTAAATAACAACGGTTATTTACAATGACAATTGAATTTAATATGAGGCTAATAAACTAAGGTTTATTATGCAAGAGCTATAAGTAACTACATATTCTCGTATTTTGTAgttacaataaaaaatattgcaAAGGTGGAAATAGTTATTATTGATATATCGAATTCATCAATCTCCAAATAATCTTGGAGACACAATTAAAGTTGGATAAGACCACTTTGCAAGAGCATGAAAAATCAATGATTTTTCTCCAACATACCTCCATGAGGATTTTAAaagcaaatacatatatttaacgGTGAAATACCCGTTGCAATTATGAGAAATCTCAATGGTTAGTTGACAATTATTACAAATCAAAAACTCTTAATGATTCTTTATTAGAGAATCATAactacatgttatgtctaaTGGACTAatcttatttttgattttgttggataaAAAATTGTATGATTTGCTAATAACATCATTTTATTACGCAATATGGCTATCGAATACCATGcaattatgtcaaatatttgAAAGAAATATCATAACTAGAGTATGTTTATTTGATATGAAGTTGTTTTAAAATTCTCTGTAGAGAATGATATGGATATGCCATTGATTACTACTACTTGTAGTTTATCAATAATAAAGAACAAAAGGTTCTTGTGTGATTCTTTGAACTCATTCAAAGCATAAATAGCTATAAGTTATCGATTTTTTTTGACATTATTTGTCATTTCAATAAATTACGTCATGTAGTTCAAAAGTTCTTAATGATTCTTCGTTGGGAATCATTACTATAAATTATTGTGCAACAATATacaacttttgattttgttggatcaaagTTTGGTTGGATTATCAATATCCATGTGATTATGTCAAAAATTCGACATAAAATACTATAATGAATTGGCATATGAAAACTTCAAGTTTTTGAAACACCTCCATTTTCTTGAAGAAAGAATCACCAAATTTGTGTGATATAATCACGAAGATCCATTATAAGAGCACATCAAAATTTGTGACAATGGTCATAAGAATTCTATGATAATCATAAACATGTGATTCTTCCAAAGACTCGCTACAATTAGTTGCACATGAAGTTGAAATTTGTCAAATATACGCGAGTACAACTTCACATGGATGCTCATGAAGTTGAAATTTGTCAAATATACGCGAGTACAACTTCACATGGATGCTCATGAAGTAGCAATATGATAAAATATTTCTAAAGCCGTTTAACGGTGTGGTATCCATTCACTAAAGTGAATGCAATTACATGTGATCGGAATGATCAAATATGTGTCATGGtcatagaaatttaaaaatcaaagtgtttctTAAGAACACAAGATGACACTAGCAATGATCGACTTCTATATGATCAAATGATCATGAGAGTTCACTTATCATAGTGTTTCTGTTATGAACACGAGTTGTCACAATGAGTGACCAAATTATTAGTGACTAAAGAAAAACGACTATATACAATATGTCGTTATTTCACTTCAaagacatttatatatgtattcaaaATTGTCATATTATTGACATATTGTTGGTTCCTAAAAAGCTACTTCGATAGCTAATATAATTTGATCAAAAGGGACAAcatttaaaagtaaatgataCACTTTGGTATCAACGTTGTATATGAACTATACAATGCAAAATGCACTTGAATCAACATATGGTCATAACAAAAAGTTTATGaaccatgattttgttattattgtttggCATGACCGGTTAGGCCATCCCGAGTTATTATGATGCAAAAGAGAATCTGTAGATTCTTCAAAGTAATGAGTTCATAAGCTCTCAGAAAATATCAATTATTCACCAATTGTTAGCCAAGTGGGGACGaattcccttatatatataaagatgatacaaaaggatgtatgtggcctatacatctaatataccatttagttattcaaaagcgatgcatcgtctaaatggtcATATATCATGAATAGCGCAACATGAAGTTTGCGTCAAAAGTGGCTTAGCTAATACGATTGCGAGTATTTGTAAATGGTGGTGAATCTCAAAGCGCTTATTAAGCGTCTATtacaaattaaatgattatggGAGCAAAACTCTGAATTATATGTTTGGGCAAAGTCATTATACAATATGTTCTTGCATCAtgccaacaaaataaaataattccTCCCTGTTATCTTGgatatgatatatattctaTAACAATGCAAAAAGATGTATCTCAAAAGAGGAATATATTCAGGGGGAGAGAACAAAcaatttataatgattattgtgTGAGCTTACTAACATGAACATAAGGTCCATATGGTGATTGATTCACTTGAGTTTGGCAATTGACTTACACGCTCACTAAATCAAATAAAGCCATATACACTGATTTCAATGCTCCAAATTGATCGTATCTCAAAATGATGACTTATATGAGTCTATGACAAGCGCACAAAAAGGATatcgattccaaataaaaagcctCGGAAAAAAAAGGAGCAATAAATGTGTCATGTCGAGGTAAAAAGACCCAAACATGTGTCTTAAAGAGACAATAGACATGATGGTTCATGAAGAACCGATGATACTTGAATAATGAAAAGATcttttacaaacatatatcatGTCAAGTATTGCATTGAATCAAAAGCATGGAATCGAAATGAGATTGATGTCGAAAACAATTATGTATACTATATGGCGCTAAATATTATGCGTGCAAATTTTAAGAGCATATATGCTATGAGGTGCAAGAATTGAGATACGTTGGCTAAAAATAACAAGATGAATAATGCTACCGAATATTTAAAGCCTCTTATCGTGCACGAAATTATGAACATGAAATCCATGCATAAGAATGTGTAGCATACTTTATATAAATCGGTCTTTATGCTATAGCGAAATGAGAAATTGATATATTGACGTATATGGTGCAAATGATGCTACAATAGATTTTCACAAAGACCTAATGTATTTCTCCCATTGTTGATCATATTATCGGTAGATTTGAATACCGCGATATACAAATAGCTATTTGTATCTCCTTGCCATCATTAGAGCCTGAAAATGGCTTAAAGTTTTACATAGATATAAAATGCTTGGAGCATAaatcataattctgatgatCAACATATGTATGAATGGTTCTAATGAACAATATTGGTTTTGAGATTATAATGTTATTATATGGCCAAACAAGATATGTGTATGGCACAATTGCCCGCATGTTATATCATCAATTGCGAGGCATAATTTTTCAAGTTGGATATCCAAAGGGGAGattaattcatatataattaaagaatGGATGATCCAAATTCATATAACTGAATCTCATGAAAAGATTGATATAATACAACTTAGTGTTGTATTATCTCGAAAAATCGAGCATAAATTAAATGAGACTATTGTccatttatgaaaatatattgaCGAAAAGTCAAAGAACTTCAATATTGGCTAGGCTTACTCACTATGCTATTATCGGTTTTCGAACCGCAAATGGGATGTTGATTTTATCAATACTAATGATTACTGCATATCCCCGATATTACATCATTCTATAAATGTGTTAGCAATAAATGACTCCGAATCAACAAGCTATCGGTGGATGAAACTGAAGACATACTTTGATACATGAGATAtgagattatttgatcaaaagaGTTCACTTGCGGTGATAGGATATGTTGATGCTAGAAGCACAGTCATGAATAATTTAGTTTTTCACAAGTGATGATATTACAAGATTTCATGGAGATCAAGCACTCGTTAACAACTATATCATCTAGCTATGAAGATGGTCATAGTCAAAGATCAATAATGAAGACACCCAAGAAGAATGCAGCCTCAAGACTAGCAAGTAATGTTCAACGTTATCATTTGAAGATAATATGGTGTATATAGTTCAAGCTCAAACAATGATAGAGTCAATCTCGACATATGATCAACAAGACGGTGACATATtcaatcttcatcaaacctGATCGAGCAATAATTTGGCAGATTATTGATTCATTTATACAAGATTGAAATTCGATATTTTCAAAGACGGATATTCAAATGAGGAGTATTATACGCGTTGCACTCTTTGTCCCTTCACCGAGTTTTTATCCCACTGGGTTTTtcttggtaaggtttttaatgaggcagcAAGTATCACATTGCGTATAATATATTGTGAATATCTAAGGGGGAGTatcataatattaaatatagatagatattcaCTTCCATATTTATGTATTCTctagcctataaatacaaggctttGGTTGTAATCCCTCACATAATAAGAATAGCTCTTCTCCTCTCTCAATTCTTCTCTCATTCTTCTTTCCATCTTATAACATTAACTATCTTTTACACTCACGGATTGCTGCAGgtaaaaaagtttttatgaCCACAACTACATTTTATATACGTGTGTTTTAACTACAAAATTTActatataagataaaataaaaaaataaagaacctAAAAagtttgtttgaaaaaaaaataagatgtgAACCCACGATACGGATGGATGGGGTTATACATGGctc
The Erigeron canadensis isolate Cc75 chromosome 2, C_canadensis_v1, whole genome shotgun sequence DNA segment above includes these coding regions:
- the LOC122586295 gene encoding pentatricopeptide repeat-containing protein At3g18110, chloroplastic; amino-acid sequence: MAFTSGILVFATPVNNPIQDSSKVSKHINSSQISCSNSSSSVIVEQEETVKKFTYSRASPSVRYPNSNNNNSNLKQTQLPILPKVGVFEFINNEIKEKAEALEIDDKTLESLGGARTRVAKRMTKLANDSSLKKTQVPITPTSPKVDVFEFRDKEVEEKVEALEVNDKTLESLGGLRSRRVAKKMTKLALKRAKDWRERVQFLTDRILGLRPNEFVADVLDDRKVQMTPTDFCFLVKGVGKSNWQRALEVYEWLNLRNWYSPNARMLATILSVLGKANQESLAVEIFERSEEGIDSTVQVYNAMMGVYARNGRFGKVQDILDLMHERGCEPDLVSFNTLINARFRSTKMEPNMAFDLLNEVKRSGLQPDIITYNTLLSACSRDSNLEEAVKVYKDMEENRCQPDLWTYNSMLSVYGRCGLVNEAELLFFDIKSKGFDPDAVTYNSLLYAFAKEGNVDKVNKLCDEMVKLGFGEDEMTYNTVIHMYGKLGQHDLAFKLYKEMKSRGCDPDVVTYTVLVDSLGKANKIQEAANVMSEMMDVGIKPTLRTYSALICGYGKAGMRLEAEETFNCMINSGIRPDYLAYSVMLDIYLRFDGSKAMILYNNMVRDGFTPDLSLYEMLIQTLYRENKENHIEKLVDDMQALCKLNPQVISSILVKGECYDYAAKMVKLAVSEGYDLDHENLLSILSSYSSSGRHLEALKLLDFLKDHAVGSDHIVPEALIVHHCKSNQLDAALDVYRKIGNSYLFNGSSLMYECLIRKCEEDELFHEAFQVLSDMMFIGIQPSKVIYTNVAFMYCKIGFPETAHYLVSRAESNGISVDEISIYVDLIESYGKSGQLEKAESVVGSLRSRFPAVDRKAWNALIQVYASKGQYEKARAAFNTMMRDGPSPTVESVNGLMQALVVDGRLNELYVVVQELQDMGFKISKNSIVLMLDAFAESGNVFEVKKIYHGMKAAGYFPTMHLYRVMIGLLCRVKHVWDVEAMVDEMVEVGFKPDLFIYNSLLKLYTNIEDFRKTVQIYHKIKENGFKPDEDTYNTLIVMYCRDHKPEDGMSLMQEMVKEGLDPKLSTYKSLIAAFGKQQMLEKSEELFEKMRREGYNLDRSFYHLMMKTYRSMGRHSKSEELLKLMKEDGIEPTVATMHLLMISYGSSGNPLEAEKVLNNLKLSGETLSTLTYSSVIDSYFKNQDYTAGIEKLVKMRTEGLEPDHRIWTCFVRAASFCKTTSEAMMILNAIKDAGFDLPIKLLENSESMVLEIDQVLEELKPVEDNAALNFVNAVEDLLWAFERRATASWVFQLAVKKNIYRHDVFRVAEKDWGADFRKLSAGASLVGLTLWLDHMQDASLEGFPLSPKSVVLITGVSEYNGVSLNSTLKAYLWEMGSPFLPCKTRSGLLVAKAHSLRMWLKDSPFCLDLELKNSVTLPETNSMELMDGCYIRRGLVPAFQDITERLGIIRPKKFARLALMSDEKRDKAIQADIDGRKEKLEKMRRLGITVKKTFRNRKYVRRDVVKQ